From the Manihot esculenta cultivar AM560-2 chromosome 14, M.esculenta_v8, whole genome shotgun sequence genome, the window TAAAAGTTTGTTATATGTAAATATAATTGTATTAACTGCTTTATGGTAATTAATACAATGTTATACATTAACACATTAAGCGCAAAAAAATTATTCATCTAATTTATGAAATTTGATTCCTCGCTCCTTATAACCAATATGGAATCTATCTTTCAAGGGGCATAGCAGGTTTGTAGCTGAATAGTATCAATCGGCAGAATATCCTCAGGGAAAGGACAATCGATCTTTTCTTTTGCAGGAGGCAGCAACTCGCACGGCTCAGGACTCACATACTGCTAATACCACTTATATCCGTGCAGTTCCATTGCAGTTTCTTTGGTTTCTCTGTCAATGTTATGCTCACATTAGAAATGCAAATACCAGTAAAAGGATCTTTCTCAATTCCTTCAAGTCTCGCAGAATATGTCACGTTCTCAGCCACAACGTCTTTGTAATTTATTTGGGTAATGTTAGGCAGTGCATTTGGATCGTAGCCTTCATGTGGGTGTGACCCATAATTGCCTGTCATCCAAAAAACATATTTCATGGTGTTGAGGTTCAATCTTCTCACAAAAATGTCTTTGACATAAGCTCCTCTTCCCGCTGCAGTTTTGATTCTGACGCCGGATTGAGTGTTGATTGCTGTGATATCTTCAGCCCTAACGTCCTCGATTCCACCGGACATTTCACTGCCGAGAGCAATTGTTGCACTGTCAGGGGAAATGCAGGTTAATCTTCTTATCACCAGTTGCTTTGTGGGAATCCCAACTTTGATTCCATATTCATCCCAACCACTCTTAACTGCAACGCAGTCATCTCCTGAAACTACGTAGCAATCTTGTATCTTGACGTTCGAGCACGAGTCTAGAACACAATTACCATGGAACTTCTGAGTAAATTCTACCAAACAAGGGTTAAAAAAATGGAGCAAAATCTAATTAAACAAACAAATTAACCTGGGTTGATCCCATCTGTGTTAGGGGAATCAATTGGTGCAACAATAGTCAGCCCTTGGATCAAAACATCACTGCAATTTTGGTCGAAAATGTTTTAGTTCTCATTGATTTATGAATAAAAACTTAGTGAAGAGTTTGATGATGAGTGAATAAAACCTGCTGTATGTGGGATGAACATTCCATGATGGAGAGTTGATTAAGGTAAGATTGgatatttgaatattattaGAGTACAAAAACTCAATGAGATAAGGTCTGGTCTCCTTCAACAGATTCTTTTTGAACTTGTCCCACCAAGTTGCACCCTGCCCATCGATCGTGCCATTGTTACCTAAACCCAAAATTGTTAATCCACATTCATGCCTAAAACTAAACTTAGTAAAATAGAGGGCTGAATTTTGTATTACCTGTAATCACCACATCAGTGAGATTAGTACCAAAAATGAGACTGCTGAATCTTCCACCAGGGGCATCTCTTCCTCTTCCATAAGAGGGCAACGGAGGAAGAATAGGCCATTCTGCCTCATCCTGCTCATTCCATCAAATAAAATGAAACAAATAAATTGGCAAAGATTCCAAATCACCAGCAATAGAAAAGAACTTTGTATACCTCAGAAGCAAGAAGAACAGCATCTTTGTGCAGAAAAAGAGTGAAATGACTGATGAGATTAAAGCTCCCAGTTAGCCATTTTCCAGGAGGTACAACAAGCTGTGCTCCACCATTTGATgcataattgcttagattagcGATTGCTGATTTAAAAGCAATTGTGTTAGATGTTTTTCCATCGCCAACACCTCCAAAATCTGTCAAAACTGCGCTGTTCCTGCGACAATTAATTGCAGGGTAGCTTACGCCCTCTGAAGCCGCAATAACCTCTCTACATTCTCCGAGCCTTGAAACTATTGATCCCAATATGAAAATAATCGAGAGGACCTCAAATATCTgtagagaaaataatttatttgtcacgtagtttgcaaatgaacataagagaaaaaggaaaattttggAGAGAGCGAACAAACTACATGGTATTTGGGAGACGACTTCATTCTATGGATAACGTGAAGATGAATCTTGTACTGAATGAATAAAGAGAAATATATATAGTATACTGGATTGATTATTGATGATGACAAATTATACAATACATTCTCCCtttataaatactaatatattataaatgaaataaaattgattgttcaaaataaataaaatgtctATTactattagaattttatttagaaagtattaagtaaaattattattaaaaataaattatgattaaAGAGTGTAATTTAAACTCTCATTTAATTTATCtcgttattatatattttttatattattattattataatattaaatccaATAATCAATTCTAAAATGATGAGAATATCCTAAATGAATCTGGCATTCAATAAGAGAAATTACGAGTGATTCAACaatataaatgtttttaaaagagcaaaaataattaacagctgtaattatttttttatttaatcaatttattataGAGTGGTTACCAAAAAGGATAcccaattattttattagtaaaagtagcaataaaatttaaataaatttccaTTCAAAGCTGCAATTTTAAGGGAAATATTTATCATAATTGAGATATAGTTaccatataaaatattaatgttGATTTGGATATTACTATATATGCACGTTTCTGCTATTCTGTGGGCTGATTAGGAATTCATTTAGGTCAATATTACAGTGATAATCTCTGTGGAGTGACATGTTAGGAATAATACAATTCCAAATGGGAAAAAGAAATTATCAGCTTTGGTTTAATATATATCGACAATTAaggtaaagtaaaaaaaatgaatccaaaaaaaaaattgataaagtaACTGAAAATTTAAAGTAGATAATTAACCCATTCaattattaatatgaaaatttttaatattaagggCAAAATGAAATCATTGATATTATGAAATACAGAAAATAAAGTTTAcattataaatgtaaatttagTTGGAGAGTAAGATATTGATCATGTCACTAGTGATGTCTAACGGTTGATACCATGCCACCTGTCTCTATCATTCAGATCTGTACTTACGGACGCGTCAGAGCCCTCATCTATATTAAgtggccatttaatttttctagCGCGTATGTAGGTAAGACTGCGAAGTGATTAGTCTGCCTTGCTTATTTCCTGTCACGTCACCGGACTAAGTTCCCAGAGGATGGACCTACACGTGCGTCTGGTTCGGCATGTTTTATACTTTCGGGTTGGAGCACTCCGCATGAGCTGATTTGTTTATGAGAAAGGTCTGATGGATTTTGAGTCTGAATTTTCTCTTAAAGTCtagttttatttcaaaaatCAGAAATTCGGCGGTGATTagtgatattttaattattattatttttttaataaacggaTTTAATCCGATTATAATAATGAGAAAACCACATATTATATTAGTTGTGTTATTGTGAAATGAATAATgcgttttaaaaaattataaaaattaaaatgagtttgtagatatattttataatataattatgaaagatataaataattgttgtaaaattttttgaattaattttttaattattggtgagttaatatatttttaaaatttttttatatgttattttaaaaaattaaaaaataaaaacataaaaaaatatttatatgaatcgatataaaacacatataagtggattatttcataaaaaaataataaattctttattctctaaaaaaatataattatttttcagctttttaatttttaatttttaaattttattgcctTTTTACACTATTCTCTCTTGTCTCAATTCACAGAACTTCTTATTATATGCGGTGTACTATGAAATTCTTCCAATTCATAAACAAGTTGCCAATTTTTTGAGATTTTTAGTTTTCCTACCCCCCTCTCTTGTTTCCACTAGTTCTCCCATCTTCATTGTTGCTTGATCGATGAACAAACCTAATCAATGAGATGCCAATGATCTATGCTTATATCCTATTTGATTATGATAAGATGCATTAATATTCACTATGGGTTgggttgtaatttttttattttgtggtaTATTTTGGGCATAGATCTTTGGACTTATTGAAGAGGGTTTTTGCTATTAGATCTGTAATTTTAGGGTTTTAGGTGTGGCTAAAGGGAGGCGCTTCAGTTTGATCTTGAATGGGAAGAAGGCAGATCCATGGTTCTTAGCTCACCTCGGTTGAAGGCAGCTGACCTTAGAGGCTTTGAAAAGCTGTGTCTCACTTTCTTCTCTTTATCATTCCCTTTTTAGATCCACTGGTTGGAGAAACTTCTTTGTGGCTCCAACCTTTTGATGTTTCAAGGTTCCATTTTTAACTTTGTGCTACTAGTTATCTTTGAATATTGTTCTCATTGGGATTTCTATGGATCTTTAGTTTGTGTTGCAGCCTTTTTGGCTTCTATAGTTGGAGGTCTCTATTGCAGGTTCTTTGATGATTGGTTCAACAAAAGAGATGAGCTACAAAAGGTATCCAGCGggtccctttttcttttctatgttatttgtttttactttgttttttaTCTTGTCGGAGAAGGAATGTTCATGTGCAGCGGCAGCATCAGCATCTACTGCTTGTTTCCTCTAATTCTAGGGTTTGTTGTTTAGAGCCTTGTTGTAAGCTTTTAATTGTTTTAGGGCCTTACTagtttttccttattttgaGGACTTTGAAATGTCTTATAATAGACTTTTAAACTTAATATTTAATCCTCTTAATATAATGTTTAtctttgaagaaaaaaaaaatcacacaaTACAACatatctttaataaaaaaataaagatattaaattaattttcaaaagtTCAATACTGTGGAGTGTGTCAGCAATCAAGCATGTAGTCATTTTTTCCATCAATTGAAGCCAcactttttttaaattcatccaGAACATTTCGTCTTTTGGCAAGCCAATGCCGCCCGATGGATCCGGTATGCTTCGGTCAACCCGACCCAAGTGCGCCAGGGCAACCAGAAGCCCAGCCAGGTGTCAACAACGTACACCAATCAACCGAATCCAAGTGGCAGACAACAACAAtccccaaaaagctcttgacaGGTTAGCGATTATACCGACGCTAACGT encodes:
- the LOC110631004 gene encoding uncharacterized protein LOC110631004, producing the protein MFQGSIFNFVLLVIFEYCSHWDFYGSLVCVAAFLASIVGGLYCRFFDDWFNKRDELQKNISSFGKPMPPDGSGMLRSTRPKCARATRSPARCQQRTPINRIQVADNNNPQKALDRLAIIPTLTWRNAGARNPMLNTKEKESHFIKKCDWLSTPPQSFPRLHRFSFFSVILTPALVLPTQLSGYFVI